The proteins below are encoded in one region of Tsuneonella sp. CC-YZS046:
- a CDS encoding multidrug efflux RND transporter permease subunit: protein MNISRGFILRPVATGLLMAALLLSGLIAYRLLPVAALPQVDYPVIQVFTFYPGASPDVSSSAVTAPLERRFGQIPGLRQLSSTSSGGASIITLQFALEVPMSVAEQEVQAAIAASATLLPGDLPTPPIYRKVNPADTPIMTLAISSETLSLPAVYDLVDTRMAQKLSQTPGVGMVSLAGGQRPAVRLQVDPAALAARGLDMEDVREAIGAASINQPKGSFDSPTRSIMMDANDQISTAEEYRSLVIGWPNGAPLTLGEVARIEEGAEDRRLAAWSGRTPAVLLNIQRQPGANVIEVVDRVRALLPELTAGMPVSVKVDVLTDRTETIRASVRGVQIEMVFAIGLVVLVTFLFLRNLPATLIPGVAVPLSLVGTFGVMYLLGFSLNNLTLMALTIATGFVVDDAIVMLENIARHLEKGEKPMQAALKGAGEIGFTLVSLTVSLIAVLIPLLFMGDVVGRLFREFAVTLAVAIGISLLVSLTLTPMMCARMLKPHAQPEREGRLDRIIALYGRWLDHALERQRLMLGLTVGTLGLTALLYLAVPKGFFPVQDAGAIQVVTQAPEDVSFAAMAQRQQQLVDIILADPAVDSVSSFIGVDAGNATLNNGRMLVNLKPHGTRDGALPVIERLGRKAASLPNIRAYMQAVQELNVDDQISRTQYRLSLSTPDAELLSEWTRRMTEKLRGLPQLADVSDNLHANGLQAYVEIDRAAASRLGINAADINAALYNAFGQRQISTLFTQANQYRLVMEVDPRLAQGPEDLSRIFVKAANGTPVPLSGLAHVELRSTPLLLSRTGQFPSATIAFNLAPGTSLSSGVNAIDAAWADLGAPRAISMDYQGAASAFEASLDSTLLLILAAIVVMYLVLGMLYESTIHPITILSTLPSATVGALLALLIAREPLDLIAVIGIILLIGLVKKNGIMMVDFALEAERREGLSPRAAIHRAALLRFRPILMTTLAALFGALPLMFAQGAGAELRQPLGLVMVGGLVASQMLTLFTTPVVYLFFDRLSRRMRARRDAARAAS, encoded by the coding sequence ATGAACATCTCCCGCGGGTTCATCCTCCGCCCGGTCGCGACCGGGCTGTTGATGGCGGCCTTGCTGCTGTCCGGGCTGATCGCCTATCGGCTGCTGCCGGTCGCCGCCTTGCCCCAGGTCGACTATCCGGTCATCCAGGTTTTCACCTTCTATCCCGGCGCCAGCCCGGACGTCTCCTCCAGTGCCGTCACCGCGCCGCTCGAGCGGCGGTTCGGCCAGATTCCGGGGCTGCGGCAATTGTCGTCGACGAGTTCGGGCGGTGCGTCCATCATCACGCTCCAGTTCGCGCTGGAAGTGCCGATGAGCGTGGCCGAACAGGAAGTGCAGGCGGCCATCGCCGCCTCAGCCACGCTGCTGCCGGGCGACCTGCCGACGCCGCCCATCTATCGCAAGGTCAATCCCGCCGACACCCCGATCATGACGCTGGCGATCAGCTCGGAAACGCTATCCCTGCCGGCGGTCTACGATCTGGTCGATACGCGCATGGCTCAAAAACTCTCGCAGACGCCGGGGGTGGGCATGGTGAGCCTGGCCGGAGGGCAGCGCCCGGCGGTGCGGCTGCAGGTGGACCCGGCGGCACTCGCCGCGCGCGGGCTCGACATGGAGGATGTGCGCGAGGCTATCGGCGCCGCCTCGATCAACCAGCCCAAAGGCAGCTTCGACAGCCCGACCCGCTCGATCATGATGGACGCCAACGACCAGATCTCAACCGCAGAGGAGTATCGATCGCTGGTGATCGGCTGGCCGAACGGCGCGCCGCTGACGCTGGGCGAGGTCGCCCGGATCGAGGAAGGCGCGGAGGACCGGCGGCTGGCCGCATGGTCCGGCCGGACGCCGGCGGTGCTGCTCAACATCCAGCGCCAGCCGGGCGCCAATGTGATCGAGGTGGTGGACCGGGTCCGCGCGCTTCTGCCCGAACTGACCGCGGGGATGCCCGTATCGGTTAAGGTGGACGTGCTGACCGACCGGACCGAGACTATCCGGGCCTCCGTGCGCGGCGTGCAGATCGAGATGGTGTTCGCGATCGGGCTGGTCGTGCTCGTCACCTTCCTGTTCCTGCGCAACCTGCCGGCCACCCTTATACCGGGCGTGGCGGTGCCGCTGTCGCTGGTCGGCACCTTTGGCGTCATGTATCTGCTGGGCTTCAGCCTCAACAACCTCACCCTGATGGCGCTCACCATCGCTACCGGCTTCGTGGTCGACGACGCCATCGTCATGCTGGAGAATATCGCCCGCCATCTGGAGAAGGGCGAGAAGCCGATGCAGGCGGCGCTGAAAGGCGCGGGCGAGATCGGCTTCACACTCGTCTCTCTCACCGTCAGCCTGATCGCGGTGCTGATCCCCCTGCTGTTCATGGGCGACGTCGTGGGGCGGCTGTTCCGTGAATTCGCGGTCACGCTCGCCGTGGCGATCGGCATCTCGCTCCTCGTCTCGCTGACCCTGACCCCGATGATGTGCGCCCGCATGCTCAAGCCCCATGCGCAGCCTGAGCGCGAGGGCAGGCTCGACCGGATCATAGCGCTATACGGCCGCTGGCTGGACCATGCTCTGGAGCGCCAGCGGCTGATGCTCGGGCTCACCGTGGGAACGCTGGGGCTGACGGCGCTGCTCTATCTCGCGGTTCCCAAGGGTTTCTTCCCGGTTCAGGACGCAGGCGCGATCCAGGTGGTGACGCAGGCGCCGGAAGATGTCTCCTTCGCCGCCATGGCGCAGCGCCAGCAGCAGCTGGTCGACATTATTCTGGCCGACCCGGCGGTGGACAGCGTATCCTCCTTCATCGGTGTCGATGCCGGCAACGCGACGCTCAACAACGGCCGGATGCTGGTCAATCTGAAGCCTCACGGCACGCGCGACGGGGCGCTCCCGGTGATCGAGCGGCTGGGCCGGAAAGCGGCTTCGCTTCCAAATATCCGCGCCTACATGCAGGCGGTGCAGGAACTGAACGTCGACGACCAGATCAGCCGCACCCAATATCGCCTCAGCCTGTCCACCCCTGACGCGGAGCTGCTGTCCGAATGGACACGCCGGATGACGGAGAAGCTGCGCGGCTTGCCGCAACTGGCCGATGTCAGCGACAATCTCCACGCGAACGGATTGCAGGCCTATGTCGAGATCGACAGGGCCGCCGCCAGCCGGCTCGGCATCAATGCGGCCGACATCAACGCAGCACTCTACAATGCGTTCGGGCAGCGGCAGATTTCCACGCTGTTCACGCAGGCCAACCAGTATCGGCTGGTGATGGAGGTCGATCCCCGGCTGGCTCAAGGGCCGGAAGACCTGAGCCGGATTTTCGTGAAAGCGGCGAATGGCACGCCGGTGCCCCTGTCTGGCCTCGCCCATGTGGAACTGCGCAGCACGCCCCTGCTGCTGAGCCGGACCGGCCAGTTTCCTTCCGCGACGATCGCGTTCAACCTGGCGCCGGGGACATCCCTGAGCAGCGGGGTGAATGCGATCGACGCCGCCTGGGCGGACCTCGGCGCCCCGCGCGCGATCAGCATGGACTATCAGGGCGCGGCCAGCGCGTTCGAGGCATCGCTGGACAGCACCTTGCTCCTGATCCTCGCGGCGATCGTCGTCATGTATCTGGTCCTGGGGATGCTCTATGAGAGCACGATCCATCCCATCACCATATTGTCCACCCTGCCCTCCGCCACGGTGGGCGCTCTGCTGGCGCTGCTGATCGCGCGCGAGCCGCTGGATCTGATCGCGGTGATCGGGATCATCCTGCTGATCGGCCTGGTCAAGAAGAACGGCATCATGATGGTCGATTTCGCGCTGGAAGCGGAACGGCGCGAGGGGCTGTCTCCCCGCGCGGCCATCCATCGCGCCGCGCTGTTGCGGTTCCGGCCGATCCTGATGACGACGCTTGCCGCGCTGTTCGGCGCGCTGCCGCTGATGTTCGCGCAGGGCGCCGGCGCGGAGCTGCGCCAGCCGCTCGGCCTCGTCATGGTCGGCGGGCTGGTCGCAAGCCAGATGCTGACGTTGTTCACCACGCCCGTCGTCTATCTTTTCTTCGACCGCCTGTCGCGGCGGATGCGCGCGCGAAGGGACGCGGCCCGGGCCGCGTCATGA
- a CDS encoding efflux RND transporter periplasmic adaptor subunit → MNREAVFRAAKSGWPFSIAALALCAGLAAWWFLGGSPASDTAENDAPPVRVEVVQRGPFVEELKALGTITPLATVSVKSRVDGELVRLHFREGQHVARGQVLAEIDPRPFRAILAQARGERQQNEAQLVQARRELRQHQELAREGFTSQTKIDQQQALIGQYSGAVAASDGRIADARLQLEFAAIRAPIAGRIGIRGIDAGNLVRSGDTTEIATITQMKPISAMFTLPETQIDDLRSAMRDGALEVQAWDRGERTLLATGRLTTIDNRIDPASGTLRLRGEFANADERLFPNQFVNIRLALRTIPDALTISDAALQRGADGPFVYIVDAKGIARKRAVEVGNGNGERILVLRGLKPGERIVLEGFDSVRNGEAVEIIAPPRAGARAK, encoded by the coding sequence TTGAATAGGGAAGCGGTCTTCAGGGCGGCAAAATCTGGCTGGCCCTTTTCCATTGCCGCCCTCGCCCTTTGCGCGGGTCTGGCCGCCTGGTGGTTTCTCGGCGGCTCCCCGGCCAGCGATACCGCCGAAAACGATGCGCCCCCGGTCCGGGTGGAAGTCGTTCAGCGCGGACCCTTTGTCGAAGAACTCAAGGCGCTGGGCACGATCACGCCGCTGGCAACCGTTTCAGTGAAAAGCCGTGTCGATGGAGAGCTTGTCCGATTGCATTTCCGCGAAGGCCAGCATGTCGCCAGGGGGCAGGTTCTGGCCGAGATCGACCCGCGGCCGTTTCGCGCGATTCTCGCGCAGGCGCGCGGAGAACGGCAGCAGAACGAGGCGCAACTCGTCCAGGCCCGCCGCGAATTGCGGCAGCATCAGGAACTGGCGCGCGAGGGCTTCACGTCCCAGACCAAGATAGATCAGCAACAGGCGCTGATAGGGCAGTATTCCGGCGCGGTCGCCGCAAGCGACGGCCGCATTGCCGATGCGCGCCTGCAACTCGAATTTGCCGCGATCCGCGCGCCCATCGCCGGCCGCATCGGCATCAGGGGCATAGATGCGGGCAATCTCGTGCGGTCCGGCGATACGACGGAAATCGCCACGATCACGCAGATGAAGCCGATCTCGGCGATGTTCACCCTTCCCGAGACGCAGATCGACGATTTGCGCAGCGCCATGCGTGACGGCGCGCTGGAGGTGCAGGCATGGGACCGCGGCGAACGGACGCTGCTCGCGACCGGGCGATTGACCACGATCGACAATCGGATCGATCCCGCCTCGGGGACGCTTCGGCTCAGGGGAGAGTTCGCCAATGCGGACGAGCGGCTGTTTCCCAATCAGTTCGTCAACATCCGGCTTGCCCTGCGAACCATTCCCGACGCCCTGACGATCTCCGATGCCGCGTTGCAGCGGGGCGCCGACGGGCCGTTCGTCTATATAGTCGATGCAAAGGGTATCGCGCGGAAACGCGCTGTCGAGGTCGGTAACGGAAACGGGGAGAGAATCCTCGTGCTGCGCGGCTTGAAGCCCGGAGAGCGCATCGTGCTGGAGGGTTTCGATAGCGTCCGGAACGGCGAGGCAGTCGAGATCATCGCTCCGCCGCGAGCGGGCGCCCGCGCAAAATGA
- a CDS encoding efflux transporter outer membrane subunit, translating into MPISKRNRQKTVVSGGKQPSRPIVLGVLASILGGCAADITPSPRSAFAPLPEIALADGPALWPREEWWKDYGSAELDAFVAEALQSNTDIQTALARVEQARGRARSAGALLFPAIGLEGSATRSDSNRSPASERFGLDLVASYEADLWGRYRADRDAARFSLLASRFDHQASRLIVISDVVLNYAALMTIRERQAIGRLNLSAAQRLLARVEAMDRVGMALVGDLASQRALVAGAKGDLALLDQAEAELRAALALLLGRPAQSFTVSGLGIDALASLPRVSPGLSSELLLRRPDIAAAEAGLAAASADLRSARAAMLPRITLTASGGVEGGTSPSAALYNLLAGLTQPLIDHGRLAGARDTAEGLRLEREAAYRGSILVALSEVERDLKAIASLDRAVAELATQVAEAGKALDAAEARHRVGVEEIIVSLDAQRTLYAARDRLAQIKGSRLAWTISLQRTLGGGWSREGTDLSSILQPADENTMR; encoded by the coding sequence GTGCCGATCAGTAAGCGAAACCGGCAGAAAACAGTGGTTTCCGGGGGCAAGCAGCCAAGCCGCCCGATTGTGCTCGGCGTTCTGGCATCCATCCTGGGCGGTTGCGCCGCCGATATTACCCCATCGCCGCGCTCGGCCTTCGCTCCCCTGCCGGAGATCGCGCTTGCCGATGGGCCGGCCCTGTGGCCGCGGGAAGAGTGGTGGAAAGACTACGGCAGCGCCGAGCTTGATGCATTCGTTGCCGAAGCCCTGCAATCCAACACCGATATCCAGACCGCGCTCGCGAGGGTCGAGCAGGCGCGCGGGCGCGCACGGAGCGCTGGCGCGCTTCTGTTTCCCGCCATCGGCCTTGAAGGCTCCGCGACCCGCAGCGACAGCAATCGAAGCCCGGCCAGTGAGCGATTCGGCCTCGATCTCGTGGCGTCGTATGAAGCGGACCTTTGGGGGCGCTACAGGGCGGACCGCGACGCCGCGCGCTTTTCATTGCTCGCCAGCCGGTTCGATCATCAGGCCTCCCGCCTGATCGTCATTTCCGACGTTGTCCTGAACTATGCCGCGCTGATGACGATACGCGAGCGGCAGGCGATCGGCCGGCTCAATCTCTCCGCCGCGCAACGCCTGCTCGCGCGCGTGGAAGCAATGGACAGGGTCGGCATGGCGCTTGTCGGTGATCTTGCATCACAGCGCGCCCTCGTTGCGGGGGCGAAAGGCGATCTCGCCTTGCTGGATCAGGCAGAAGCCGAACTGCGTGCCGCGCTCGCATTGCTGCTGGGCCGGCCGGCCCAGAGCTTTACGGTGTCGGGCCTCGGGATCGATGCCCTGGCCAGCCTGCCCCGCGTTTCTCCCGGCCTGTCGTCCGAACTGCTGCTCCGCCGTCCCGACATCGCTGCGGCGGAAGCCGGGCTGGCGGCCGCAAGCGCCGACCTGCGCAGCGCCCGGGCCGCGATGCTGCCGCGCATCACCCTCACCGCAAGCGGCGGAGTCGAGGGTGGCACGTCGCCAAGCGCGGCCCTTTACAATCTGCTCGCGGGCCTCACCCAGCCCCTGATCGACCACGGCCGCCTGGCAGGAGCGCGAGATACGGCGGAAGGGCTGAGGCTTGAACGCGAAGCCGCCTATCGTGGCTCCATCCTGGTCGCGCTGTCGGAGGTGGAGCGCGATCTGAAGGCCATCGCCAGCCTCGACCGGGCGGTGGCCGAACTTGCAACCCAGGTAGCGGAAGCCGGCAAGGCTCTGGATGCCGCGGAAGCGCGTCACCGTGTCGGGGTCGAGGAAATCATCGTTAGTCTGGATGCGCAACGCACACTTTACGCCGCGCGTGACCGGCTTGCCCAGATCAAAGGCAGTCGTCTCGCCTGGACGATCTCCCTCCAGCGGACACTCGGCGGGGGATGGAGCCGTGAGGGGACCGATCTATCGTCGATTCTCCAGCCAGCCGATGAAAACACCATGCGATAG
- the trxA gene encoding thioredoxin gives MGLNIDEQKAVERFRRDVAEPSMSKLVILDFWAEWCGPCKALAPVLEKVAAEYADKGVVLAKLNVDEEPFIAAQFQVKSIPTVYAIFQGQPVADLTGARGESQLRQVLDQILAKLPVQPGDDEGAAGQDITPLLEMGEEVLASGDAERAAGIFTQIVEMAPDNAAAWAGNLRALIAAGRIEEARTLLDSLPEELADDPQIAKARSALELAADAPDDSELQALRAAAAERPADMDAQFAFANAAYAAGSRDEAADVLLKMVQADNGWNEGAARAKLLQIFEAVGLEDPWVAGTRRRLSTILFG, from the coding sequence ATGGGCTTGAATATAGACGAGCAGAAAGCGGTCGAACGCTTCCGCCGGGATGTGGCCGAACCATCCATGTCGAAGCTCGTCATTCTCGACTTCTGGGCGGAATGGTGCGGGCCGTGCAAGGCGCTGGCCCCGGTGCTGGAAAAGGTCGCGGCCGAATATGCCGACAAGGGCGTGGTGCTGGCCAAGCTCAATGTCGATGAGGAACCCTTCATCGCCGCGCAGTTCCAGGTCAAGTCGATCCCCACCGTCTATGCGATCTTCCAGGGGCAGCCGGTGGCCGACCTTACCGGCGCGCGCGGCGAATCGCAGCTGCGGCAGGTGCTGGACCAGATCCTCGCCAAGCTGCCCGTGCAGCCAGGCGACGATGAGGGCGCCGCCGGGCAGGATATTACGCCGCTGCTGGAGATGGGCGAAGAGGTGTTGGCCAGCGGCGATGCCGAAAGAGCGGCCGGTATCTTTACCCAGATCGTGGAGATGGCGCCGGACAATGCCGCCGCCTGGGCCGGAAACCTGCGCGCGCTGATCGCGGCGGGGCGGATCGAGGAAGCCCGCACCCTGCTCGATTCGCTTCCCGAAGAGCTGGCGGACGATCCGCAGATCGCCAAGGCCCGCTCCGCGCTCGAGCTGGCGGCGGATGCGCCGGACGACAGCGAATTGCAGGCCCTGCGCGCCGCCGCTGCCGAACGGCCCGCGGACATGGATGCGCAGTTCGCCTTCGCCAATGCCGCCTATGCGGCCGGTTCGCGCGACGAGGCGGCGGATGTGCTGCTGAAAATGGTGCAGGCCGACAATGGCTGGAATGAAGGCGCCGCCAGGGCCAAGCTGCTGCAGATCTTCGAGGCGGTCGGGCTGGAAGACCCCTGGGTCGCCGGAACCCGCCGCCGCCTTTCGACCATCCTGTTCGGGTGA
- a CDS encoding LON peptidase substrate-binding domain-containing protein: protein MERSRLSIFPLSGVILFPGLQLPLHIFEPRYSAMVRDALARDRRIAMIQPQAPGEGAPLFAVGCVGRIGEVEALEDERFNIVLEGEHRFRLLRELDVATPFRQIEGEFLPDEEFESLSAVERASFEHEARAFADAQGYSVDWDSVARLDDVSLINGVSQIAPFDAAAKQALLEAADLPARCELLVQLMRFFSRRNGDEDDSVTLQ from the coding sequence ATGGAACGCAGCCGCCTCTCCATCTTCCCTCTGTCGGGCGTGATTCTGTTCCCGGGCCTGCAATTGCCGCTGCATATCTTCGAGCCGCGCTATAGCGCGATGGTGCGCGATGCATTGGCGCGCGATCGCAGGATCGCGATGATCCAGCCGCAGGCCCCGGGGGAAGGGGCGCCGCTCTTCGCCGTTGGATGCGTCGGGCGGATCGGCGAGGTGGAGGCGCTGGAGGACGAGCGCTTCAACATCGTACTGGAAGGCGAGCATCGCTTCCGCCTGTTGCGCGAGCTGGATGTGGCGACGCCTTTCCGCCAGATCGAGGGCGAATTCCTGCCGGATGAGGAATTCGAGAGCCTGAGCGCGGTCGAGCGCGCTTCCTTCGAGCATGAGGCGCGCGCCTTCGCCGATGCGCAGGGCTACAGCGTCGATTGGGATTCGGTGGCGCGGCTCGACGATGTGTCGCTGATAAACGGCGTGTCGCAGATCGCGCCGTTCGACGCGGCGGCGAAACAGGCGCTTCTCGAAGCCGCTGACCTGCCGGCGCGATGCGAATTGCTGGTGCAGCTCATGCGCTTCTTCAGCCGCCGCAATGGCGACGAGGACGATTCGGTCACGCTGCAATGA
- a CDS encoding MarC family protein: protein MADLFVSAFVTLFVVIDPIGCAPIYAGMARGAPEAQFREMAIRAIVISTGVLAFFALLGERLLSALHIELDAFRIAGGIMLFVIALEMVFEKRTERRERRVEQLQATPEVEDVSVFPMAMPMIAGPGSIATVMLLMGRAEGLGSTFVVLGALGAVLLVTALALLLARPLMRLLGSRAEAVISRMLGVLLGALAAQYVIDGVRAALHL, encoded by the coding sequence ATGGCCGATCTCTTCGTCTCGGCATTCGTCACCCTGTTCGTGGTCATCGATCCGATCGGATGCGCGCCGATCTACGCGGGCATGGCGCGCGGCGCGCCTGAAGCGCAGTTCCGCGAGATGGCGATCCGCGCCATCGTGATCTCCACCGGCGTGCTGGCGTTCTTCGCGCTGCTGGGGGAACGCCTGCTGTCCGCCCTGCATATCGAGCTGGACGCGTTCCGCATCGCGGGCGGCATCATGCTGTTCGTGATCGCGCTGGAGATGGTGTTCGAGAAGCGCACCGAGCGGCGGGAACGGCGCGTGGAGCAGCTTCAGGCCACGCCCGAGGTGGAGGATGTCTCCGTCTTCCCCATGGCCATGCCGATGATCGCAGGGCCAGGCTCGATCGCCACCGTGATGCTGCTGATGGGCCGCGCCGAAGGGCTGGGCAGCACGTTCGTGGTGCTGGGCGCATTGGGCGCCGTGCTGCTCGTCACCGCGCTCGCCCTGTTGCTGGCCCGGCCGCTGATGCGCCTGCTGGGCAGCCGGGCGGAAGCGGTGATTTCCCGCATGCTGGGGGTCCTGCTCGGCGCGCTGGCCGCGCAATATGTCATCGATGGCGTGCGGGCGGCGCTGCACTTGTAG